Part of the Cottoperca gobio chromosome 16, fCotGob3.1, whole genome shotgun sequence genome, GGACAGCGAGCAGACAGGGGGCACTGTCACTCAACACCGGCTTTCACATCCCCATCGACAATGTTACGACTCAGTTGTAGCACATCTACAGGTCAGATCAACATGAAACTCTCCGGGCTGAATCATCACTACTAAAGATTGtttcaagtgtttttttaaagaaagtcaaAAAGCTACAAGCCAGTGTACATAAAACCTCAAAAAAGGTGATTGCAACTACAACTCCCAATGTGCATTTCGGTAAGGAACATCCAATAAAGAGTTTACTCACACTAACggattgtaaaaataaaaatagcagataatctgcattttaaaatcaatttacTTAagactttcaaaaataaattcaaattcaaCAACTCTTGTCTTTTGGATGAATGAAGATgccattataataaataaatacaatgaaataggAGAAATGCAGAATAAAAAGCCTAAATCATCACATAAATGTTCAGGTTCATTTGAAATGATGGTCGTAACAAACATATATGATCCTCAAAATATCTGAGAGAGTCTTGTGTTTATATGgcaattaacatttaataaatcattcaaataaaacttTTCTAATGGGAATACAGAATTTGGAAAAAAACACTTCTGAACCAGCAACATCCCCAGGCATGCATGAATAACAGCATCTGTAGACATCAGTCATTTGGATCAGAGTGTTTAATTCTCTTgagttaaaagaaagaaaatgtctcCAGTAATAAGTCCCAGAGTAGCAATACATGTAAACATAGAAGATAcatgaatgaaacaaaaaaataagcCGCAGGctataaaaatagaaaatgaaagctgttaaaaatattattttggtcCCATCTATTCCCCTCCACAAGTGCTAAGCTTGCActgtaaacaaaataatgaCAGTTCCGCTGTACCGAAAAGgtgaagagacaaacacaataaaagacaCTAGAAAAAGCTTCATAGGGAGGTTAATTCGGAATTTAAAGCAATATTGTACCTGCTAATGTCCTAAAGGACATAATAAATGTTACTCCGATCCACTAACAATCATACCGTTCAGAAAGGTTTGCATCAACAAACCCACTGCATGAAATCTAATCACTGCCTGACCATTAGACCCATTACATTCAACAATTAACTAAATACAGTAATCTGGGGATTTCTTTAAAATCAAGTATTAAACATCCAGCTATAAAAAGCTGGACTTGACATCTCTCCTAACTGAAAACAATCAGTCCGACTCTCTTAAGTCTGAAATGACTGATTCACTCTCGAGAGTCAGTCAAGTAGCAATTGTGGAAAAATTGCCAGGTCTGCAAATGCAAACCTCAAAAATGtagaaagataaatataaataggaCTTAATGTACACCACGATAAATATGCTAGAGAGGCAAAAAGGTGGTGCAGAAAGTGCAAAAGTAATCTTCCGTCTCTGTGCAATTAGCAATTAGCTTGCATCTCGTCAGTACAGTAGTCGTCCTggatcacagtgtgtgtttgatggcGGTCAGAGGTTCACGTTTGTTCTGCAGGttctgctgcagctctctgaACAGATGGTCCTGCTCCTCAGCATCCAACAGGATTTGCTAcgttggaagaaaaaaaattgtatttatttattatttattttgggaGCTGAACATGGATTGGGTTATGATTTGTACATAACATTTCAGTGTTACAATACCAATATTTTCTGAGTTTTGGGAGTTATTTACACTCACAGTTGATATGGCTCTGTGGTCTACAGTATATAAAACTCTGGTGTTGAACTAACAACAATGATGTGTTACTTAGCGACATGCACGCAGTGAATATTGCTACGACAAGCATCAGATTCCTGCACTGTACCTCTATGAGTTTGTCTCTCTTCTCCAGGCTGTCCCtcagtttcctctcctctctctctcggtccTCTCTGCTGTTCTGCCAGGATCTATCGgcctccttcttctgcttctctgtctcccGCAGCTCCCGCAGAGTGTTTCTGAGTTGATCCGTCAGAGAGGACACCGTCTGACTGTGACTCTCCTGCTGATTCTGGTGAAAAAGGAATAATAAGAAAGGCTGAGTTACTTGTGTCTTTTGTCTTTCAGCGTTGGAAGTTCTTGTTTGAGTGGTTATGAGACCTGCCCCGTCCTGGTGGTTTGGAGGGTCCCTCTCCACTCACACCACCTTATGTTAGAAGTGATTTGATTTTCTGTAGCTCGATTATCAAAATGGTTGATGATTATTTGATTAaccaactaattgtttcagctctactcTATACCATTCTTTAAGTTCTCGAATATCAAAGTGTAAATAATctataaaaaagtgttttcaagAAGTTGCAGGTGAAAAAGATTCTCAACTCACAATGAGAAGGCAGCTTTTTTTCCCCATCGGATTTctcttaaatgtataaaacTTTCAAACGCTCTTCTCATGGTGATATCTCACCTGCACCATGTCCTGGTACTCCTGCAGGGCTGTGGTGAGTTTGGTGACCTCCTTGCACAAGGTGGCGCCATTTCCCTCACCAGTCCAACCCCTGACCAGTCACAGAGTCAGAGAGAGCCTGGAGGTAAAGGACATGTTGTGAGTAACAGCTTCCCTTATtcaataacaaacattttttaaatggacaCTTATGTAATTTTATATCCCTTTGAAAAGTAAGGGAGCCATACCACCACCCCAACCCCAGAGGCAGAAATTACACTCTTGTACACACCTGCACAGCTTTGTGACCGCTCTGCAGCTCCTGGATTAGagcctccttctcctgcaggacAGACGCAAGGGCCCGgtccctctgtctccacacctccctctctttccccacCTCCTTCAGCAGTCGCTCCTTCTCCCCCAGAGCCACTCGCAGGTCCTGGAACAGGGACACAATGcaggtttatttaaataaaactacatGTAGAATTAACAGTGCATGGGACAAAGTACAAATAGACACAGTGCCTGATAGGGCTGTGTATTTAGTACACACCAAAATAACCCAGTATCAAGTAGTATTGAAACTTCTCCAGTCAAATTCAATGATTATCCCAGATCTAGAAAAAAAGACTATTTGTACAGTTTTACTCGCAGCCAATCCCACcaagtgattttttttaaataacactgCACAAATAATACTTCATTGCACAGTTTTGTTcagttatttaataaatattataattttctAAATGCATTTGTGTAAAAATCATTTGTATGGGGAGTCATGGTGGCAACTGAATGCTTCCATTGACATGATGGGTATACACCGCCTTAGTGCCTGAATGTTGAATGTATGCGTGTTTGAACTACAATGCATGCAATTCCATCCCtggtttctgtgtgcgtgtgtgcgtgtgtgcgcgtacATTGATAATATCCTGGTTGCACTGCAGCACGGTGTTGAGCGTGTcgaggtctctctctctgtcttttccagCCTTCCTCAGTGCCTCGATCTCTTTCTCCATGCTCTTCTCCTTCCCAGTGATTTCGAACCTCAAAGTCTGCAGGGCAGCCTGCGGATCAGAAAACATGTCTGCGTTTAGGACGTCTTATTTAGAAGAACAATGTctgtagagctgaaacaattagtcgattaattgAGCGACAGAAAAGCCATCACTAACTCTTTTGATAAGTACATTTTCAAGCAAAACTACTTCCTGCTTTTCTAATTGCTGCTTTTCTCGCTTCATTATCATTGTCAACCGTTTTGGACTATTGGTCagacaattaattttttttaaaaccacaCAGAATGCAATCTAATACTCATTTCACAATCATACCggccaaaatataaaaaaggtgtGACGGGAAACCAGTAACGACGATATGGCCAAGAATCTGTTGTCGTTTAAGTAATTCCCAGTACTATACAACAATCATTTCTAATgatataaataacaaaataacacaacttGGAAGAAGAAAATGCATGGAAAGAGATTTTTAATGTGCAATTGTTCAAGTCCATCTAAAAACAAGTCAGGTTCCTGTGTGAACACTAAAACTTGTCAATAACTGCATGAAACAATACAGAAACTATTAAGTTAGTTCAAAATACAGTGTGTAATTTAAGccatagtttttttttacataaagcCTGAGGAAATTGCAGACATGTTACTGCTAGACTGGTAAAACTTCCTGCAGGCCTGAGGTAAAACAGAACACGTAACATTTGCAAGACCTGCACTGCTAATACAAAAGCCTTCAGGAAGAGCAGCATTGAGTCTGATTCTATCAGTCAAAGTATGTCTGCTCATACTGATAACCGCTGTGCTTCATTGAGTGGGTAATATGTGTCATCATAAGCAGACCCAACATGAAGCATGTCAATAATCAGGATGGAAAAGGACAGAGTCAGCTCTAACCTTGTTGACCGATTGAGTTTCCTTCAGATTCTCAGTCAGCCTGTCGGCCAGCTCAGTCCCTGCTCCCTTCTCCACACACAGTCTTCTGATCAGACCCATACACTCCTGGAAAAGAGGAAACATCTGTCAGCttagtacacaaacacactcatctATCAGCACTGTTAGGGAGAAACCACTTACGTTTGAACAGACGGGCTAGCCATTtacccctgtttccagtctttacgctaaactaagctaagctaactagctgcaGGCTGAGGCTTCACATTTAACAAACACATATGAATGTGGCATTGATCTTCTCATCGACTTCATGTCACAGATaaacatatttgaaaatgaaaagttatTAGTGTGGCACAACACAAAACCACAGGTAAAAGTGCACCAGGGAGTTTGTTATAGTCACTTATTGATCATCTTTAATAGGCTGTAATCCAGTCAAGCAAAGTCTTTGGCAGTCTTTCTGATATGTCCTGAATGCTTTAGCTATTTAGTTATCACTCATCCAGCGTGACTTACAAAGAGTGCAAAAAGTCCTGTTAATCAGtagctaaaaataaaagcagccaACATACGTCAGTGACGCTGATACAATGTCCAAACAGACAAAGTGAATTCAGTTTTGGCACTGTCACTTTAAGGGCGTTCGGTGACTTCAGAGACAAACAACATTCCTGTGAGCTTTGAGCTCGAGCTCCGGCAGCAGAGGAAGCTCCCACTGCTGTGTGCATGACTGAGTCCTGTCTCGCCTCATCCCTCACCCACCTGGATCAGACGCTCCCGGCTGTGCAGGGAGTGACCGAGGCTCTGCAGCAGGGAGCTGCCACCTTCCTCCTGGACCAACTGTAGGAAAGAAGAGAACAAATGACGAtggtttcttttaaaaaggcaaactgcgtaaatgaatgaaaagattCTGGAGTAGGGCCAGGAAAATAAGGCCAGGGTTTAGGTgctgcaactaataattattcAAAACGCCAGAAATCAGTGAATCACAGTGTCATCAAATGTTCTTGTGTTGTCCAACAAACagcataaaacacaaatatattacatttactatAATGTAACTCCAAAAAAACCAAATTCTTCCATTTTAGAAACCATcagatgttttggttttataaaTTACTTAAAAGGCTAATTAGTTACAAAGATTGTAGCAGATATCTTTTGTAAATTAAGCAATTAATTGCAGCAACTTGAAAATATCTCTTTGGATATGTGATGATTTTTCACTACTGTTTAATTAACATTTCAAAGATTAAACCTGAAAAAATGTCCaaagatgaaatgaaaataagcGTAACTAATTTCCCCCCAATATCTTTCTAGAAATGCTCAATGCATCTTTAACAGAGGTGGAAGTCACAAATCATTTTGCAGATTCGAATCACTTGTTCATTTACTTTTTCCCCCCCCCAAGAAAAGCAGTCCCATAACCGTTCAAATGCACGTAGTACGTTCAGTCTGTTAGCCCAAGCTGCCACATTCAGTTCAATACAAAACTAGGTTAAGAGCTCAGCACGTCACAACAACGTTAACAGGTTatggttgtttgtttttgaataaGCTTTAAATTAGATACCAACGTCCTGTGGATCGCAGCTGAGCTGACAAATCCATAAAGAGATTTGTTCATACATGAACTGAACACTTCATGTTTAAACCTGCTGCTACTTCTAACTATTTCACATTAACTATTGCTAATATTCAGAATGAGGAACGTTGTCGTGTGGACTCTACAAAGCAGCTGAGGTGCTTTTTAATGATATCCTCTATCCTCTATAGTGTGCCCTGGGCAAACTCCACCGGTTGGGGAGGATTCCAGAGAgaggttgtgtctgtgtgcgtgtgtgtgtgtgtgtgtgtgtgtgtgtgtgtgtgtgtgtgtgtgtgtgtgtgtctttatctgCACCTGTAAATGAGGAAACGCGGACGCACCcttcaacagacacaaacacccaGTACACCCTCCATTCTTTTCATAACATTATATTTGTGCTCAGTCAACATTCCCATCGTGGTTTATGGAGCTGTTTAGACATGTGACTGAGGAGATGCTGTGAtataaacttgtttttcttgtgtaaaagaaaaaaaggttaagGAGGCAATTATCGCTTATGACAGCAGGTAAAAATAACTGTTTGTTACATCACAACTTCTGACATCTCCACTTATATTTAACCTgtccaacatttcttttttatcattCAGTATGAACATGATGCATCTCTTTTGGTAAtccataaacaaaacaaagtgtacaAATTACAATTAGCGGTGTGATGGCCACTATGACCAGGAGGTTTACAGCATGCACACCCTGTTTCAATCTGGGCACCGGACACTAACTTTGTCAGACAGACTTGAAAAAGTGTGTCCTAGTAAGCGTAAGTAAGTGAGCATAAGAGGTGCTGTAGGcgtgttttgttacttttggaCGGAGCCAGGCGAGCTGTTTgcggtctttatgctaagctatgcgagtgtgtgagtgaacAAACTGAATACTTACAGGGGCCCAGTCTTCTGATCCATTGGACTCTGTTTGTTTGCTCCTCCCATGTTTCAGCTCGGCCTCCAGGGTCCTGATGTGGGACAAAGCTTGGTCCAGCTGGCCTCGCAGGTGTCTGACAGCGTAGTGAACCTTGCCAGTAGTGCTCTGAAATGACAAATTATTTCATAGTAAACGTAAGGTTGAGATATAacttcataaaaacacaagtgaaaTGTGTAGTTTCTAATCTTGTTGGATTGACCTCAGTTGCTCCCGGATTACTCTACTGCAGCACActgtgtaaatatttactgcacacacagcatCTGGTTAGAGTTCTTCACTATGCATACAGTCAGTgtaggacatttaaaaaatatatatttcggGAGGCAACCTTTGCCCCCCTCTGTCCTAACAAATGGGGCAATCTTAAAAAATTGTAACCGGTGCATAATTATATTATCGACGATCCAGCACTGCATCTTAGATTAGTAGACTGAAAAAATATGTTCTAGATTTGGGgcttaaaaatgtacttaatttaaaaaaatgtactCAATTTCCTTCATTTGtgacacagcacagcacagcacagcacagcacagcacagtacagtacagcacaatACAGTACATTTTGAGTCAGGAATGAAAACACTCACTTCTCGATGAAGAGGCATGAACTCTTCCCTCAGCTCTGATAGGACATCCCCGTCCTCTTCATCCACTTCCTGCCCTCCGTTCTCTACATTCCCAAAGTGCAGTACCCTGTTCACGGAGGGTGACGCCGTCTCCCCAACTTCTCCCGAGTACTTCCTGCCCAGAACTGGGATCTTACTGCCAGATGGTGAACAAACCGGCTTCCCTTCAATACTTCTCAGCTCCTTCAGCACAAGGTTGGCCGACTGAACACCCAGCGAGTCAAACGGGTCGTTGCCATCAAGAGAGTCCAGAGACTGGATGGACGCAGTGCGGGAAGACGTTTGTAAGGAGAGAGTGGACACGGCCAGTGAAGACTGGCTGGAGCTGAAGGATGGCATCCTCTGCCAGTGGAGGGGCATGCTCTGAGATTTGTCCCGCGACAACGGCAACGGGGAGAAGGGTTGGAAAGGCAAACGGCGAGGAATTCCCACAAACAGACTCATAATCTGAGTCAGGACACCCGTAAAGAATCACAGCCTTCACATCCTTTGCCCTTTCTGCATCTTTTACCCGTTCTTGTAAAATACGGGCACGTGTCCCACTTCTCGGACCAGCACTCGTACTCTGAGAGTGCCATATTCTCTTTGAGCATCTCCCTGTAGCCCTCCTTCTCCGCATCTCCATCCTCCTCGCTGGTGCTGCCCCTGCTCTGGAAGTCCCGCGGGTGTCTCTGGTAATAGCTTTGGCGCACCCCCTGTCTGATCTTGTCCCTCTCCTGCATCAGCTTCTGAAGCCTCTCGGAGGAAAGGACCCTCACCCTGGCTATCACCGAGTCGAACTTAAATACCCGCTCGAGGACGCACATGCATTTCCCGCACACAAACTCCCCCTGCCCGCTGCCTCGTGGGACAGAATGCCCCAGTATGTGAGTCAACACCGAGAGCAGATCCATCCCTTTGGACGGGGAGCTCAGGCATAACTGCGACTTGGAGAGAGACGCTGAGGAACACAGAGATGACGTGCTGCCTGTGAAGAGTAAAAGCAAGTTAACTTCATATTCAGAAGCATTTTTACTACTTCTGAAAGATTgattcaagacattttaatatcaattaAAGCCTTATTTTTAGATGAGTGAAttcaatgcattttaaaataataataattaagattAAGGATTCGCAGGAAACCCTGAAAGacttttctttacttccttATGCTCCAGACTCACCCCAGGGGCTGCTCTGTGAGGACCGGGACAGACTTCCTCCCCTCAGAGAACTTGTCGGGGTCCGAGGCGGACCAGTCTTCTTGTTTAGGCCCCCAAACAGCCACCGCCTTTGGTTTCCCTTGAGAGCTCCGCCACACATTCGGCACAAGTCATGTTTACCTCTGGAGGACATCGCGGAGAGAGGGATGTCCGATGGATGTTGGAATTTATCTGTGaattaaagcagaataaacagGAATGCTGTTTAAAGAAGTGAACCTGAGAGTGATCCTGTGAGCACCTCACAGAGACACTATGGGCTTTAAACTATACAGTGTTTCTATATAATAAGATAATTATGtgaaatattgtatattttctaCTTCCTTAGGCCTCTagaattattcaaattaaacaacCTGAGTGACttcatttaaaatagaaatgctAAATtactaaaaaaaataatgtttggtGGAACAGAAACAGATATTTTAAGAAG contains:
- the LOC115021354 gene encoding uncharacterized protein LOC115021354, with protein sequence MSLFVGIPRRLPFQPFSPLPLSRDKSQSMPLHWQRMPSFSSSQSSLAVSTLSLQTSSRTASIQSLDSLDGNDPFDSLGVQSANLVLKELRSIEGKPVCSPSGSKIPVLGRKYSGEVGETASPSVNRVLHFGNVENGGQEVDEEDGDVLSELREEFMPLHRESTTGKVHYAVRHLRGQLDQALSHIRTLEAELKHGRSKQTESNGSEDWAPLVQEEGGSSLLQSLGHSLHSRERLIQECMGLIRRLCVEKGAGTELADRLTENLKETQSVNKAALQTLRFEITGKEKSMEKEIEALRKAGKDRERDLDTLNTVLQCNQDIINDLRVALGEKERLLKEVGKEREVWRQRDRALASVLQEKEALIQELQSGHKAVQALSDSVTGQGLDW